The Fulvivirga ligni genome window below encodes:
- a CDS encoding SusD/RagB family nutrient-binding outer membrane lipoprotein: MKKIIIAAVIACAAFSCTNDFEEINTNNNEPIEATPDYLLPTVIFNLADFSVNNSYGFGDIISQYAANYEYNDLDIYRWNSNGSFWGIYDYLQDLKEIEDYAIENDMPNYQAAALILEAYSFSLITDAYGDVPYTEANMAETGNITPKYDTQKTIYNGILDKLEKANALIVTGESINGDILYGGNMNKWKKLANSLRLRLLLRLSNVQDVSSEMNEIVTNAATYPVFESTGDDAIYSYSGSMPDLSPYSIGRSRPYGYFIAMPTSHLVDALKENNDPRLVEWVDLKMNDNGSFEYKGVDPGQTLGDIGRPADFSSRDSSYLNNPAKIKAIFLTYSEVNFILAEAAEKNLISGSAEDYYNKAVEASFTQWGLAMPADFLTNTVSYDANDQEQFYTQKWLALYHTLGEAWSDWRRTGMPSFIQAGSGNINNDKVPVRIMYPSLEQSVNGSNYTEASQRMGGDNINSPVWWDK, from the coding sequence ATGAAAAAGATAATAATAGCCGCTGTCATTGCCTGTGCCGCTTTTAGTTGCACTAATGACTTTGAAGAGATAAACACGAATAACAATGAACCAATAGAAGCTACTCCAGACTATCTGTTACCCACAGTAATATTTAATCTGGCTGACTTTTCAGTAAACAACAGCTATGGTTTTGGAGACATCATATCTCAATATGCCGCAAACTATGAGTACAATGATCTGGACATTTACAGATGGAACAGTAACGGTAGCTTCTGGGGTATTTATGATTACTTGCAGGATCTGAAAGAGATAGAGGATTATGCCATTGAAAATGACATGCCTAACTACCAAGCTGCAGCTTTAATCTTAGAGGCTTATTCTTTTAGTTTGATCACAGACGCTTACGGTGATGTGCCATACACAGAAGCTAATATGGCTGAAACAGGAAACATTACTCCGAAATACGATACTCAAAAAACCATTTATAATGGCATTTTAGATAAGCTCGAAAAAGCAAATGCCTTGATTGTTACTGGTGAGAGCATCAATGGAGATATTCTTTATGGTGGAAACATGAATAAATGGAAAAAGCTAGCCAACTCATTAAGGCTGAGACTGTTATTACGTTTATCAAATGTGCAGGATGTTTCATCTGAAATGAACGAAATAGTAACGAATGCCGCTACCTACCCTGTTTTTGAAAGCACTGGTGACGATGCCATTTACAGCTATTCCGGCTCCATGCCTGACTTATCTCCATACTCTATTGGCCGAAGCAGACCATATGGCTACTTCATTGCTATGCCTACATCTCACCTGGTAGATGCATTGAAGGAAAATAACGATCCAAGACTAGTAGAATGGGTGGACCTGAAAATGAATGACAACGGATCATTTGAGTATAAAGGTGTGGATCCAGGTCAGACTTTGGGAGATATAGGAAGACCAGCGGATTTTTCATCTCGCGATTCTTCTTATCTGAATAACCCTGCAAAAATAAAGGCCATATTCCTTACCTACAGTGAAGTAAACTTTATACTGGCCGAAGCTGCTGAGAAAAACTTGATTTCAGGCTCAGCGGAAGACTATTACAATAAAGCCGTTGAAGCCTCTTTCACACAATGGGGCCTAGCCATGCCAGCTGATTTCTTAACAAACACAGTGTCTTATGACGCCAACGATCAGGAGCAATTCTACACTCAAAAATGGCTGGCGCTTTACCATACTCTGGGTGAGGCCTGGTCTGACTGGAGAAGAACAGGAATGCCTTCATTTATACAAGCTGGCTCTGGCAATATTAATAATGACAAAGTACCTGTTAGAATCATGTACCCGTCACTTGAGCAATCTGTAAACGGCTCCAATTATACAGAGGCCTCTCAAAGAATGGGTGGTGACAATATTAATTCACCAGTTTGGTGGGATAAATAA